In Yarrowia lipolytica chromosome 1F, complete sequence, a genomic segment contains:
- a CDS encoding uncharacterized protein (Compare to YALI0F07953g, weakly similar to uniprot|P46973 Saccharomyces cerevisiae YJR055w HIT1 required for growth at high temperature, similar to Saccharomyces cerevisiae HIT1 (YJR055W); ancestral locus Anc_1.499) produces MTQCAFCDQESKYTCPKCQSRYCSLVCYKKQEHHNKHEVREEKDTDTKEKIVNNTEKSGAVSETTTQEPNHDTTGSSTPKLSIYDPLIKDEVIQKLLSYQSTKTHLKHIATLLKDSKLSREATEEGRMEIANLGLLELRAGGENENEAIEEFCQRALDLMEDKDI; encoded by the exons ATGACCCAGTGTGCGTTCTGCGACCAGGAATCCAAGTACACGTGTCCCAAGTGCCAGTCCAGGTA ctGCTCATTGGTGTGctacaagaagcaggaACATCATAACAAGCATGAGGtgagggaggagaaggacaccGACACCAAGGAGAAAATCGTCAACAACACGGAGAAAAGTGGTGCAGTCTCAGAAACTACAACTCAAGAACCAAATCACGACACAACAGGATCGTCAACCCCCAAACTAAGCATATACGACCCCCTGATCAAGGACGAGGTGATCCAGAAACTGCTGTCATACCAGTCAACCAAAACACATCTCAAACACATTGCCACGCTGCTCAAGGATTCGAaactgtcacgtgaggcGACCGAAGAGGGCCGCATGGAAATTGCCAACCTCGGTCTGCTGGAACTgagagcaggaggagagaaCGAAAACGAGGCCATTGAGGAATTCTGTCAGAGAGCGTTGGATCTGATGGAAGATAAGGACATTTAG